One Pocillopora verrucosa isolate sample1 chromosome 10, ASM3666991v2, whole genome shotgun sequence genomic window carries:
- the LOC131790456 gene encoding 5-hydroxytryptamine receptor 1D-like yields the protein MNESENAINSTASPAIENLDVSPIMVTCSIFYVIIIIASLMGNITVCVVTLITRSLRQSINTFFTLSLAVSDLITTCLVMPFDLELIISFKRWRHGEIMCNVWTTTYLIAVPTSILSLLALTVYRYRLLQEPLDIYKASPLMTRRRASIVVCCLWAYSVLFSLAPVFGWKPRPRSVYREYCLFNISSTYSVLSSLINFVIPVLIASFLNCKMFCVAVKRTHAPKTGRRTGKTKHMTGFRAKRGKVSVAEPGGIENAARLNSVQESSNSPTSEQQPVECMRSRHEAILIRKLQQRNIRAARTTFLIVFSFVVCWLPHSFLSITSNLCRKCAIDIAKHPELHTFFLMLGYLNSAINPVLYSFRSSEFKKAVKDFIKRRRPFQGVQIRPENTRAMERRAPTL from the coding sequence ATGAATGAGTCAGAAAATGCGATAAACTCGACTGCTTCCCCAGCCATTGAAAATCTTGATGTCTCACCAATTATGGTCACATGTTCCATATTTtacgtcatcattatcatcgcCTCGCTAATGGGAAATATCACAGTTTGTGTGGTCACACTAATCACCAGATCCCTGCGGCAATCCATCAACACGTTCTTCACACTCTCCTTGGCAGTTTCTGATCTGATAACAACTTGTCTGGTGATGCCATTTGACTTAGAGCTAATCATTTCATTCAAGCGCTGGAGACATGGTGAGATCATGTGCAATGTATGGACGACAACGTACTTAATTGCTGTACCCACGTCCATTCTAAGCTTGTTGGCTTTGACAGTTTATCGATACCGACTCCTACAAGAACCTCTGGACATCTACAAGGCATCGCCACTGATGACTCGCAGGCGCGCCTCTATAGTCGTTTGCTGTTTATGGGCATACTCCGTGCTCTTTTCACTCGCCCCAGTCTTTGGCTGGAAACCGCGTCCAAGAAGTGTTTATCGTGAATACTGTCTTTTCAACATCTCTTCAACTTATTCGGTGTTAAGTTCGTTGATAAATTTTGTGATACCAGTTTTAATCGCTTCCTTTCTGAACTGCAAAATGTTTTGCGTTGCAGTCAAGCGGACGCATGCTCCAAAAACTGGCCGCAGAACTGGAAAAACTAAACACATGACTGGATTCAGAGCAAAGAGAGGGAAAGTTTCAGTAGCGGAACCAGGAGGTATTGAAAACGCAGCAAGGCTTAATTCAGTCCAAGAGAGCTCCAATTCACCTACCTCAGAACAACAACCTGTCGAATGTATGCGATCGCGACATGAAGCCATCCTCATCAGGAAATTACAACAACGGAACATTCGTGCAGCCAGGACAACGTTTCTGATCGTTTTCTCGTTCGTGGTCTGTTGGTTGCCTCACTCATTTCTGAGCATCACGAGCAATCTGTGTCGGAAATGTGCTATCGATATCGCAAAGCATCCTGAATTGCATACCTTCTTTCTTATGTTGGGTTATCTTAACTCAGCCATTAACCCTGTTTTGTACAGCTTTCGGAGTTCTGAATTTAAGAAGGCAGTTAAGGATTTCATTAAAAGAAGGCGCCCCTTTCAAGGTGTGCAAATCCGGCCAGAGAACACTCGCGCTATGGAAAGGCGTGCACCAACTCTATAG